The Aedes aegypti strain LVP_AGWG chromosome 3, AaegL5.0 Primary Assembly, whole genome shotgun sequence genome contains a region encoding:
- the LOC110679295 gene encoding uncharacterized protein LOC110679295, with the protein MKVWNVAVVIAMIVPYSLSTRLGLDNNVRNFSLVSRTISELLSDAAYRTIHFLKFNNDVSDLLMSNIVFDYNGPVEIYTGNYGKADAAVMIANSNSLESILTDVLKEISFLILTVNVFNQMEILPIIISKLRTTKIDRITVVSFDSEGAVVNISTLFRHKTNNCENSNMHTTTSQTLQDSESHVKKVSAERSKTDFQGCVMDVGVVLMAPFTIIEQNGHDLQYSGIEVEMIRVLGEHFNFKIRFVHPPNGTKWGNLHKNGSTGLMAMLQRGRVDFAIGSIARTLTRNTLLKGGVGNFYDQIIFGVPPGIPYTPLKQLARPVTTNGWIFIIVTCIAVSILFSIDIDRYLCVINLEKCKTSFTDVWSILLGGVMNNPPTEVFGRYLLTGWLWATLVYRTAYQAILFGHLRRGVEFKPILTLEDTFEAGVQYYMYNIAQRFFVRNPRILMRSVIVEDNASLQNILADIAENKLMAAFPLPRSIIDYFNNQRLFKPKIHISRYVIESFESAIHYPIDSFLAALFDDMVLRIRAVGLHEYWTRQHRQTIVDNSVQHKELKLQNLLGAFMIHGVLCGFSCIIFLIELNISKADHFLKNK; encoded by the exons ATGAAGGTCTGGAATGTAGCAGTTGTGATTGCAATGATAGTTCCATATAGTCTCAGTACTCGATTGGGTTTGGATAACAATGTGCGTAACTTTAGTTTGGTCAGTAGAACAATTAGTGAATTACTTTCGGACGCTGCCTACAGGACAATTCATTTCCTTAAATTCAACAACGATGTATCTGACCTTTTAATGTCTAACATTGTCTTTGACTATAATGGTCCAGTTGAAATTTATACCGGAAACTATGGTAAAGCAGATGCAGCAGTCATGATAGCAAATTCAAATTCGCTGGAATCGATATTAACCGACGTTCTAAAAGAGATAAGTTTTCTTATTTTAACCGTGAACGTATTTAACCAAATGGAGATATTGCCAATAATCATAAGCAAATTAAGGACAACCAAGATTGACAGAATAACTGTTGTTTCGTTTGATAGTGAGGGTGCTGTGGTTAACATTTCAACACTTTTCCGGCACAAGACCAATAACTGCGAAAATAGTAACATGCATACCACGACATCTCAAACACTTCAGGATTCTGAATCGCATGTAAAAAAAGTATCAGCTGAACgatcaaaaacggattttcaagGCTGTGTAATGGATGTAGGAGTAGTATTGATGGCACCATTCACTATAATTGAGCAAAACGGTCATGATTTACAGTACTCTGGTATAGAGGTTGAAATGATAAGAGTCCTGGGAGagcatttcaattttaaaatacgGTTTGTCCATCCTCCGAACGGAACCAAGTGGGGAAATCTACACAAAAATGGCAGCACTGGTTTAATGGCGATGTTACAAAGAGGTAGAGTAgattttgcaattggatcaaTAGCTCGAACACTCACTAGAAACACGCTGCTGAAAGGGGGAGTAGGAAACTTTTATGATCAAATCATTTTTGGTGTGCCACCAGGAATTCCATACACTCCATTGAAACAGTTAGCTAGGCCAGTAACAACCAATGGTTGGATCTTCATCATTGTGACGTGTATTGCAGTATCGATACTTTTTTCAATCGATATAGATAGATATCTCTGTGTAATAAATCTCGAAAAGTGCAAAACCTCATTCACTGACGTATGGTCCATACTTCTGGGAGGAGTAATGAACAATCCACCGACGGAAGTTTTCGGAAGATATTTACTGACAGGTTGGTTGTGGGCGACCTTGGTTTACAGAACTGCTTACCAAGCTATACTGTTCGGGCACTTGAGACGTGGAGTTGAATTTAAGCCCATTCTTACATTGGAGGATACGTTTGAAGCAGGAGTTCAATATTACATGTACAACATTgctcaaagattttttgttcgaaatccaCGTATCTTGATGAG GTCGGTGATAGTTGAGGACAACGCATCGCTTCAGAATATTTTAGCTGATATTGCAGAAAACAAATTAATGGCAGCGTTTCCGTTGCCGAGGTCTATCATAGACTATTTCAATAACCAACGACTATTCAAACCAAAGATCCACATCAGTCGATACGTCATTGAAAGTTTCGAGTCTGCAATACATTATCCTATCGATTCATTTCTGGCTGCACTCTTCGATGATATGGTGTTGAGGATACGTGCTGTGGGACTTCACGAGTACTGGACAAGACAACATCGACAAACTATCGTGGATAATTCTGTACAACACAAAGAACTGAAATTGCAGAATCTTCTGGGAGCATTCATGATCCACGGGGTATTGTGTGGTTTCAGCTGCATTATTTTTCTTATTGAATTAAATATATCCAAGGCAgatcattttctcaaaaataaatag
- the LOC110679404 gene encoding uncharacterized protein LOC110679404 encodes MKVWIAAVVVIIIIPFRFSNRLFLDDIEQQFESVSETICQLLPDNIYGTLHLVKNIDVAMSDNLISTIAYKYNRPVVIHTGHNGIEDAAIIIINSDSLTSLSIYDLKRISFLLLIVNMVDQMEIVPTIISELRNINIHRITIVSFDSTESAAVNISTLFRHRTINCENSHIYTTSSLSMKDSESFAKNLSTERSHTDFRGCIMDIGIVTMPPFTLIAQNGHELLYSGVEVEMIRVLAEHFNFKIQFIHPPNGTKWGNLHENGSTGLMALIQESKVDFAIGSLARTLARNTLLKGGVGSFYDQIVFGVPPGIPYSPLQQLARPVTTECWMFIIMTCITVSMLFSVDVDEHLCKINLKKCKISLTDVWSILLGGVKLHPPRKVFGRYLLLGWLMVTLVCRTAYQAILFGHLRRGVEFKPILTLQDMFEAGLQYYMYNISQRFFTRSPRIMMRSVIVSDFVSLQNILADIADNKLMVAFPLPKSNIDYFNKQRLFKSKVHINRYIIEKYEVAIHYPLESRLPALFDYMVLRIRAAGLHDCWVRRYRGVIVDNTVEHKKLQLQNLLGAFTIHGILCGLSCIIFLIELKTAKATYFLNMKI; translated from the exons ATGAAGGTCTGGATAGCAGCTGTTGTGGTTATAATAATTATACCATTTAGGTTCAGTAATAGATTATTTTTGGATGATATTGAGCAGCAATTTGAATCTGTCAGTGAAACCATTTGTCAGTTACTTCCGGATAACATCTACGGGACGTTGCATTTAGTTAAAAACATCGACGTTGCCATGTCTGATAATCTGATATCTACAATTGCCTATAAGTATAATCGTCCAGTTGTAATTCATACTGGACACAATGGTATAGAAGATGCTGCCATCATAATAATCAACTCAGATTCTCTAACATCGCTATCAATATATGATCTTAAACGAATAAGTTTTCTCTTACTTATTGTGAACATGGTTGACCAAATGGAGATAGTGCCAACAATCATAAGCGAATTAAGGAACATCAATATTCATAGAATCACAATCGTTTCGTTTGATAGTACGGAGAGTGCTGCGGTTAACATTTCAACACTCTTCCGGCACAGGACCATAAACTGCGAAAACAGTCACATTTACACCACGTCATCTTTATCAATGAAGGACTCGGAATCGTTTGCGAAAAACTTGTCTACAGAGCGATCACACACGGATTTTCGAGGATGCATAATGGATATAGGAATAGTAACGATGCCACCTTTCACTTTAATTGCACAAAACGGCCATGAACTTTTGTACTCGGGTGTGGAGGTCGAGATGATAAGAGTTCTAGCTGaacatttcaatttcaaaatacaGTTCATCCATCCTCCAAACGGAACGAAGTGGGGGAATCTTCACGAAAATGGTAGCACTGGTCTGATGGCGTTGATACAGGAAAGTAAAGTAGATTTTGCAATTGGTTCATTAGCACGTACACTCGCTAGAAACACGCTGCTGAAAGGCGGAGTAGGAAGCTTCTATGATCAAATCGTTTTTGGTGTGCCACCAGGAATTCCATACAGTCCATTGCAACAATTAGCTAGACCCGTGACTACCGAATGCTGGATGTTTATCATTATGACGTGTATTACAGTATCGATGTTATTTTCAGTTGATGTAGATGAGCATCTgtgtaaaataaatttgaaaaagtgtAAAATTTCGTTAACCGACGTTTGGTCCATACTTTTGGGAGGAGTAAAGCTTCATCCACCGAGAAAAGTTTTCGGAAGATATTTGTTGCTAGGATGGTTAATGGTGACATTGGTTTGCAGAACTGCTTATCAGGCTATATTATTTGGGCACCTGAGACGTGGAGTAGAATTCAAGCCCATCCTCACCCTACAGGATATGTTTGAAGCAGGATTGCAATATTATATGTACAACATCTCTCAAAGATTTTTTACACGAAGCCCACGGATTATGATGAG GTCGGTGATTGTAAGCGACTTCGTTTCGCTTCAGAATATTCTAGCTGACATTGCTGACAACAAACTGATGGTAGCGTTTCCGTTGCCAAAGTCTAACATAGACTATTTCAATAAACAACGATTGTTCAAATCGAAGGTCCACATCAATCGatatataattgaaaaatacgAAGTAGCAATACATTATCCCCTCGAATCACGTTTGCCGGCACTGTTCGATTATATGGTGTTGAGGATACGTGCTGCGGGACTTCATGATTGTTGGGTTCGAAGATATCGAGGAGTTATTGTGGACAATACCGTGGAGCACAAGAAATTACAACTACAGAATCTTCTGGGAGCTTTCACCATCCATGGAATACTGTGCGGTCTCAGTTGTATCATTTTTCTTATTGAACTGAAAACAGCCAAGGCAACATACTTTcttaatatgaaaatttaa